In Terriglobales bacterium, one DNA window encodes the following:
- a CDS encoding rhodanese-like domain-containing protein, with translation MSVVVTTGLAFLIGCAFFSRTKDRNQQKEESRISVEELSQRIARRDSLIIVDLRHPLDVLAAPQLISGAIPVKPDEIDAHVASIPRDAEVILYCTCPNEETSLSVRGLLVKRGFQHVKVLSGGLPAWKREQLPLEPLYPELENQLRQKSAAK, from the coding sequence GTGGTTGTGACCACCGGTTTAGCGTTTCTCATAGGCTGTGCCTTTTTCTCTCGCACGAAGGATCGGAATCAGCAGAAGGAAGAATCGCGGATCTCGGTGGAGGAACTGAGCCAGAGGATCGCCCGGCGTGATTCTTTAATCATCGTGGATCTTCGTCATCCACTCGACGTGCTCGCAGCGCCGCAATTGATTTCCGGCGCAATTCCTGTCAAACCGGATGAGATTGATGCACACGTTGCGAGTATCCCTCGCGATGCTGAGGTCATTTTGTATTGCACATGTCCAAACGAAGAAACGAGTCTGAGCGTACGTGGCCTACTCGTTAAGCGAGGCTTCCAGCATGTCAAAGTGCTAAGCGGCGGACTGCCGGCATGGAAACGAGAACAATTGCCGCTCGAGCCGCTGTATCCAGAATTAGAAAACCAGCTTCGCCAAAAGTCGGCCGCGAAGTGA